From a single Miscanthus floridulus cultivar M001 chromosome 8, ASM1932011v1, whole genome shotgun sequence genomic region:
- the LOC136478344 gene encoding receptor-like serine/threonine-protein kinase ALE2 isoform X2: MGGVGAASLALLLLRLLLILLLRAEASALHATILPSPAPSPSIPPEARSSGPRISPSYPPRALPPGSPGFAMRHHLHKHPHHRESNQGPSPLSSPPPEGCSSYICTEPLTATPIGSPCGCVEPISVIVDLDLAPYLLFMSIAELEVEVAAGTFLKQSQVKIMAAVASIQDDQKTRVTIYLVPLREQFDTYTASLISDRFRDKKVQINSSIFGDYKVINISYHGLQSLPSSLPGGSDPSGTEDPITAEVPGQKKKHKKSDILIIVVVLVSSFGLLLTCAVVLILLVRWKKLGRLHEAMSPATTPAVNRRYGTRSTLSTSMVSSASASVFSTMATCTTSVKTFSLAQLQKATDGFDSKRVLGQGGFGRVYHGTIEDGNEIAVKLLTREDRSGDREFIAEVEMLSRLHHRNLVKLIGICIERNKRCLVYELIRNGSVDSHLHGADKAQGKLNWDVRMKIALGAARGLAYLHEDSNPHVIHRDFKASNILLEEDFTPKVTDFGLAREASNATQPISTRVMGTFGYVAPEYAMTGHLLVKSDVYSYGVVLLELLSGRKPVSISESKDPENLVTWARPLLSHKEGLEKLIDPSLDGKFNFDNVAKVASIASMCVHTDSSQRPFMGEVVQALKLIYNDPDEACDDSYSPRNSSDQEGDYEGYLVFESGSWGFEASGCLDYRNSLPFVTMDYSSSRIEGLHDPRAALSAGPHVQSPVLQNRSGPLRMKKKLASFYRSRGSISEHGHLPHH; the protein is encoded by the exons CCGCCTCGCTCGCCCTGCTGCTGTTGCGGCTgctgctcatcctcctcctccgcgcGGAGGCCTCCGCTCTCCACG CTACTATATTGCCTAGCCCAGCACCGAGTCCATCAATCCCCCCTGAAGCGAGATCGTCTGGACCTCGAATTTCCCCTTCGTATCCTCCAAGGGCACTGCCTCCAGGATCTCCTG GCTTTGCTATGCGCCATCATTTGCACAAGCACCCGCACCACAGAGAGTCAAATCAGGGCCCTTCACCGTTATCATCACCCCCACCTGAAG GTTGTTCTAGCTATATTTGCACCGAGCCACTGACGGCAACACCAATTGGTTCCCCTTGTGGCTGTGTCGAGCCTATTAGTGTTATTGTTGATCTGGACTTAGCTCCTTATCTACTGTTCATGAGCATAGCTGAGTTAGAAGTTGAAGTTGCAGCTGGGACATTTCTTAAACAAAGCCAGGTGAAGATCATGGCTGCAGTTGCAAGTATCCAGGATGACCAGAAGACACGGGTGACCATTTATTTGGTGCCACTAAGAGAACAGTTTGATACTTATACGGCATCCCTAATATCTGATAGGTTCAGGGATAAAAAGGTTCAGATAAATTCATCTATATTTGGAGATTACAAAGTTATCAATATCAGCTATCATG GATTGCAATCCCTGCCATCATCTTTGCCTGGAGGATCGGATCCTTCAGGAACCGAAGATCCTATAACTGCGGAGGTGCCCGGTCAGAAGAAAAAGCACAAGAAATCAGATATTTTGATCATTGTGGTAGTGCTAGTGTCTTCTTTTGGACTTCTGTTGACATGTGCTGTTGTCCTGATCTTACTAGTAAGATGGAAGAAACTTGGCCGGCTTCATGAGGCTATGAGCCCTGCAACTACCCCAGCAGTTAATAGAAGATATG GCACTAGATCAACTTTGTCAACCAGCATGGTGAGCTCTGCGTCAGCATCAGTGTTTTCAACAATGGCTACTTGCACAACATCTGTAAAGACATTTTCACTAGCCCAACTTCAGAAGGCCACAGATGGTTTTGATTCGAAAAGAGTTTTGGGTCAAGGGGGCTTCGGGCGTGTCTACCATGGGACGATAGAGGATGGAAACGAAATTGCTGTTAAATTGCTTACAAGGGAGGACAGGAGTGGTGACCGTGAGTTTATTGCAGAGGTGGAAATGCTCAGTCGACTGCACCACCGTAATCTTGTCAAATTGATTGGTATTTGCATTGAGCGGAACAAAAGATGTCTTGTGTATGAGCTCATACGCAACGGAAGTGTGGATTCCCATCTTCATG GTGCTGACAAGGCTCAGGGTAAGCTGAACTGGGATGTTAGGATGAAAATTGCTCTTGGGGCTGCTCGAGGCTTAGCGTATCTGCATGAAGATTCAAACCCTCATGTCATACACCGTGATTTCAAGGCCAGCAATATACTGTTAGAGGAAGATTTCACTCCCAAAGTTACTGATTTTGGTTTAGCAAGGGAAGCATCCAATGCAACTCAACCTATATCTACCAGGGTAATGGGTACTTTCGG CTATGTTGCTCCAGAATATGCAATGACGGGTCATCTTCTTGTTAAGAGCGATGTCTACAGTTATGGGGTTGTCTTGTTGGAACTTTTATCAGGAAGGAAGCCTGTAAGCATCTCTGAGTCCAAGGATCCTGAGAACCTTGTAACCTGGGCCCGTCCTCTGCTAAGCCATAAGGAAGGCCTGGAGAAGTTAATTGATCCTTCTCTGGATGGAAAGTTCAACTTTGACAATGTAGCTAAGGTGGCATCCATTGCTTCCATGTGTGTGCACACGGATTCATCACAGAGGCCATTCATGGGTGAAGTTGTCCAGGCACTGAAGCTTATCTACAATGATCCAGATGAGGCTTGTGATGATTCCTACAGTCCAAGGAATTCATCTGATCAAGAGGGTGACTACGAAGGATACCTAGTCTTTGAGAGTGGAAGCTGGGGGTTTGAGGCCTCTGGGTGTCTAGACTACCGGAATTCCTTACCGTTTGTTACTATGGACTACAGTTCTAGCCGAATAGAAGGACTGCATGACCCTCGCGCAGCATTGTCAGCGGGACCCCATGTCCAGTCACCAGTGCTGCAGAATAGATCAGGCCCCTTGCGGATGAAGAAAAAGCTGGCCTCCTTTTACCGCTCTAGAGGCAGCATTAGCGAGCATGGGCACCTGCCGCACCATTGA
- the LOC136478344 gene encoding receptor-like serine/threonine-protein kinase ALE2 isoform X1 — protein MGGVGAASLALLLLRLLLILLLRAEASALHATILPSPAPSPSIPPEARSSGPRISPSYPPRALPPGSPGFAMRHHLHKHPHHRESNQGPSPLSSPPPEAGCSSYICTEPLTATPIGSPCGCVEPISVIVDLDLAPYLLFMSIAELEVEVAAGTFLKQSQVKIMAAVASIQDDQKTRVTIYLVPLREQFDTYTASLISDRFRDKKVQINSSIFGDYKVINISYHGLQSLPSSLPGGSDPSGTEDPITAEVPGQKKKHKKSDILIIVVVLVSSFGLLLTCAVVLILLVRWKKLGRLHEAMSPATTPAVNRRYGTRSTLSTSMVSSASASVFSTMATCTTSVKTFSLAQLQKATDGFDSKRVLGQGGFGRVYHGTIEDGNEIAVKLLTREDRSGDREFIAEVEMLSRLHHRNLVKLIGICIERNKRCLVYELIRNGSVDSHLHGADKAQGKLNWDVRMKIALGAARGLAYLHEDSNPHVIHRDFKASNILLEEDFTPKVTDFGLAREASNATQPISTRVMGTFGYVAPEYAMTGHLLVKSDVYSYGVVLLELLSGRKPVSISESKDPENLVTWARPLLSHKEGLEKLIDPSLDGKFNFDNVAKVASIASMCVHTDSSQRPFMGEVVQALKLIYNDPDEACDDSYSPRNSSDQEGDYEGYLVFESGSWGFEASGCLDYRNSLPFVTMDYSSSRIEGLHDPRAALSAGPHVQSPVLQNRSGPLRMKKKLASFYRSRGSISEHGHLPHH, from the exons CCGCCTCGCTCGCCCTGCTGCTGTTGCGGCTgctgctcatcctcctcctccgcgcGGAGGCCTCCGCTCTCCACG CTACTATATTGCCTAGCCCAGCACCGAGTCCATCAATCCCCCCTGAAGCGAGATCGTCTGGACCTCGAATTTCCCCTTCGTATCCTCCAAGGGCACTGCCTCCAGGATCTCCTG GCTTTGCTATGCGCCATCATTTGCACAAGCACCCGCACCACAGAGAGTCAAATCAGGGCCCTTCACCGTTATCATCACCCCCACCTGAAG CAGGTTGTTCTAGCTATATTTGCACCGAGCCACTGACGGCAACACCAATTGGTTCCCCTTGTGGCTGTGTCGAGCCTATTAGTGTTATTGTTGATCTGGACTTAGCTCCTTATCTACTGTTCATGAGCATAGCTGAGTTAGAAGTTGAAGTTGCAGCTGGGACATTTCTTAAACAAAGCCAGGTGAAGATCATGGCTGCAGTTGCAAGTATCCAGGATGACCAGAAGACACGGGTGACCATTTATTTGGTGCCACTAAGAGAACAGTTTGATACTTATACGGCATCCCTAATATCTGATAGGTTCAGGGATAAAAAGGTTCAGATAAATTCATCTATATTTGGAGATTACAAAGTTATCAATATCAGCTATCATG GATTGCAATCCCTGCCATCATCTTTGCCTGGAGGATCGGATCCTTCAGGAACCGAAGATCCTATAACTGCGGAGGTGCCCGGTCAGAAGAAAAAGCACAAGAAATCAGATATTTTGATCATTGTGGTAGTGCTAGTGTCTTCTTTTGGACTTCTGTTGACATGTGCTGTTGTCCTGATCTTACTAGTAAGATGGAAGAAACTTGGCCGGCTTCATGAGGCTATGAGCCCTGCAACTACCCCAGCAGTTAATAGAAGATATG GCACTAGATCAACTTTGTCAACCAGCATGGTGAGCTCTGCGTCAGCATCAGTGTTTTCAACAATGGCTACTTGCACAACATCTGTAAAGACATTTTCACTAGCCCAACTTCAGAAGGCCACAGATGGTTTTGATTCGAAAAGAGTTTTGGGTCAAGGGGGCTTCGGGCGTGTCTACCATGGGACGATAGAGGATGGAAACGAAATTGCTGTTAAATTGCTTACAAGGGAGGACAGGAGTGGTGACCGTGAGTTTATTGCAGAGGTGGAAATGCTCAGTCGACTGCACCACCGTAATCTTGTCAAATTGATTGGTATTTGCATTGAGCGGAACAAAAGATGTCTTGTGTATGAGCTCATACGCAACGGAAGTGTGGATTCCCATCTTCATG GTGCTGACAAGGCTCAGGGTAAGCTGAACTGGGATGTTAGGATGAAAATTGCTCTTGGGGCTGCTCGAGGCTTAGCGTATCTGCATGAAGATTCAAACCCTCATGTCATACACCGTGATTTCAAGGCCAGCAATATACTGTTAGAGGAAGATTTCACTCCCAAAGTTACTGATTTTGGTTTAGCAAGGGAAGCATCCAATGCAACTCAACCTATATCTACCAGGGTAATGGGTACTTTCGG CTATGTTGCTCCAGAATATGCAATGACGGGTCATCTTCTTGTTAAGAGCGATGTCTACAGTTATGGGGTTGTCTTGTTGGAACTTTTATCAGGAAGGAAGCCTGTAAGCATCTCTGAGTCCAAGGATCCTGAGAACCTTGTAACCTGGGCCCGTCCTCTGCTAAGCCATAAGGAAGGCCTGGAGAAGTTAATTGATCCTTCTCTGGATGGAAAGTTCAACTTTGACAATGTAGCTAAGGTGGCATCCATTGCTTCCATGTGTGTGCACACGGATTCATCACAGAGGCCATTCATGGGTGAAGTTGTCCAGGCACTGAAGCTTATCTACAATGATCCAGATGAGGCTTGTGATGATTCCTACAGTCCAAGGAATTCATCTGATCAAGAGGGTGACTACGAAGGATACCTAGTCTTTGAGAGTGGAAGCTGGGGGTTTGAGGCCTCTGGGTGTCTAGACTACCGGAATTCCTTACCGTTTGTTACTATGGACTACAGTTCTAGCCGAATAGAAGGACTGCATGACCCTCGCGCAGCATTGTCAGCGGGACCCCATGTCCAGTCACCAGTGCTGCAGAATAGATCAGGCCCCTTGCGGATGAAGAAAAAGCTGGCCTCCTTTTACCGCTCTAGAGGCAGCATTAGCGAGCATGGGCACCTGCCGCACCATTGA